AGCATAACATTTGCACTGTAACACGTGACCTAGGGAAAAATACTACATTAGATATTTTCCTGCCTACGCCTTATAGCTATAATAAAAACAGTCCTCGattcccccttttttctttcacaggagctgccgatacaaaggcctggctggggaggaaTCCTAAggcacctgtgacatcaagatcaagatcaagatcctGACCCCCTGGCAAGGCTAATCACATGGAGGCTCGGGGAGAGGAAGCAATGCGTGTACTCACCTTCCGACCGCCGCAGCAGAGCATATTTGAGCGGGCCGCGACCACCAGCTGATCCCTCACCGCCCCACCGTCCACCAGGACCATCGGCCTGCATGCCCTCACCTGGGGGAGAAGCAAAGAAAGGTTAGTACTTCTACGAACAAGGAAAACACGTTGTAAATGCGATCGTCTGCATCAAAACCTGCACTGAAATGAATTAACCCCTTTgattgcggatttcctacagtcagacctcaccaagctacaggaatggaacaaagagtggctcctacaattcagtgaagagaaatgtaaagtcctgcaccttgggaggggatatccagcacgccaataccacatgggaaacactccactatccaccacagaggcagagaaagacctgggagtgtatgttaccaggctaccagtgaagggatatccagcacaccaataccacatgggaaacactccactatccaccacagaggcagagaaagacctgggagtgtatgttaccaggctaccagtgaagggatatccagcacaccaataccacatgggaaacactccactatccaccacagaggcagagaaagacctgggagtgtatgttaccaggctaccagtgaagggatatccagcacaccaataccacatgggaaacactccactatccaccacagaggcagagaaagacctgggagtgtatgttaccaggctaccagtgaagggatatccagcacaccaataccacatgggaaacactccactatccaccacagaggcagagaaagacctgggagtgtatgttaccaggctaccagtgaaggcgaaatccgtgccaatcgcaggggACGGGTTAAATCTTCCCGGAAAGCACCACTCATGTGTCACTAGAATAAATAGCTTAGGGAAATAGTTCTTAAATGTTATAGGTAGTAAGTTTGTGAGTACCAAATGTGCTGCAGCCTCAGAGTGGACGAGATGCGCGAAGAAGCAATACCTCCCAATCCCTCCAGTAGTTTTTGACACAGAGGTTAGTCGGGCGGGGACGGTCCCGAGGCGTCCCAAATCGAGAAATTAATATCACAAATTTAAATGGTACAAATTTACCCAGTATCCTTATTCTATGTCAGGCGAGAATATATATCGTTTGTAACATAAATAACAGTAGACTGATGGTATCATTATAACTAAGGACTAACTGTTTAATATCAATAGCGTTACTGTTAGGTTGGCTTCATAGAACGAAGTTTGATGAGCTTCTTGGGTTGAGTCGGAGCTCAGCACAGTCACACAGGCTATGGCCgagaccacagagttatatacatagagggttcccagagcctggattttgaagcaactggtggccatcttagggtgacggatggtGAGACAGAGATAACTTTaacatcacatagttatgtctgctattATTAAGTTACCAGCGCCTCAGCGAccctctgtcagatagacttgttattttcttgtccattttttaccccttgattattgttacattggttcATGTCATACACCGTCTGAATCGGAAAAATGTGCTGtatttgaaactgtaaacgaaaatctaatgcaataaaaagtacatgaataacaaggccttgaagcaaaAAAGTTTATAGACTCCCAtgaatttttctcattattttattgtaggttTACCTGAGTGCAATATATTTGTGACCacgatatgcagcaatgtctcatcaacacgattatcggctcagttttccaaaatatcataatggtggctggCTAATAGTGGTTAAGTTTGAACATGTGGACTtatggaaaggtcgccaatccgtcaccctatggcaggaacagtggcttcacctctcaccgtggcgagagattgaAGTTGAACCCTCTAGTCTATAACTCTGTGGCCGAGACTCATTCCTGCGTTAGAACTGAGGCACAAGGAACAGACAAGTACTTCTGTATTATCACGGACACTTGATATTCAGTGTGAGCAAAAATATATTGGGTTACAATACTAAAAAATACTGAAGCCTCCAAATGCTGATTAAACCGTTAGACTTCTGGCCTGAGtgagaggtgaaaaaaaaagttcattcttcctattcttcctcagcGTTCCCAAGAGAAGATTTTCCTTTTGTGGCGCTGAAGGAACCGACCCGTCCGTCCACTCAAT
This genomic window from Eriocheir sinensis breed Jianghai 21 chromosome 23, ASM2467909v1, whole genome shotgun sequence contains:
- the LOC127002549 gene encoding uncharacterized protein LOC127002549; translation: MWYWCAGYPFTGSLVTYTPRSFSTSVVDSGVFPMWYWCAGYPFTGSLVTYTPRSFSASVVDSGVFPMWYWCAGYPFTGSLVTYTPRSFSASVVDSGVFPMWYWCAGYPFTGSLVTYTPRSFSASVVGSGVFPMWYWCAGFPFTGSLVTYTPRSFSASVVDSGVFPMWYWCAGYPFTGSLVTYTPRSFSASVVDSGVFPMWYWCAGYPFTGSLVTYTPRSFSASVVDSGVFPMWYWCAGYPFTGSLVTYTPRSFSASVVDSGVFPMWYWRAGYPLPRCRTLHFSSLNCRSHSLFHSCSLVRSDCRKSAIKGVNSFQCRF